One window of Mesorhizobium sp. PAMC28654 genomic DNA carries:
- a CDS encoding sugar ABC transporter substrate-binding protein: protein MKSTVFAAAGLGLMAFTSAASAANVSACLITKTDTNPFFVKMKEGATAKAKEIGVDLKAYAGKAEGDNEGQVAAIESCIADGAKGILITATDTAAIVPAVKKARDAGLLVIALDTQLEPADAADATFATDNFKAGELIGSWAKATLGDKAKDAHIAYMDLIASQPSVDVQRDQGFMKGFGIDLGDPKKIGDEKDPRNVCHDLSGGNEDGGHTAMENCLQKDPNINVVYTINEPAAAGAYQALKAVGKEKDVLIVSIDGGCPGVKNVAEGIIGATAQQYPLLMASLGIEAIKAFADTGKKPEPSPGLNFYNTGVTLITDKPAAGIDSIDTKAGLGKCWG, encoded by the coding sequence TTGAAGTCCACCGTCTTTGCTGCGGCTGGACTCGGCCTGATGGCGTTTACGTCGGCAGCATCGGCCGCCAATGTCAGCGCTTGCCTGATCACCAAGACCGACACCAATCCCTTCTTCGTCAAGATGAAGGAAGGCGCCACGGCGAAAGCCAAGGAAATTGGCGTCGATCTCAAAGCCTATGCCGGCAAGGCCGAAGGCGACAATGAAGGCCAGGTCGCGGCGATTGAATCCTGCATTGCCGATGGCGCCAAGGGCATTCTCATCACCGCCACCGACACGGCGGCAATCGTGCCGGCTGTTAAGAAGGCACGCGATGCCGGACTTCTGGTGATTGCGCTGGATACGCAACTCGAGCCCGCCGATGCCGCGGATGCGACCTTTGCGACCGACAATTTCAAGGCAGGCGAGCTCATAGGCTCCTGGGCCAAGGCAACCTTGGGCGACAAGGCCAAGGATGCCCACATTGCCTATATGGATCTGATCGCCAGCCAGCCGTCGGTCGACGTGCAACGCGACCAGGGCTTCATGAAGGGGTTTGGCATCGACCTCGGTGATCCCAAGAAGATCGGCGACGAGAAGGACCCGCGCAATGTCTGCCACGATCTGTCGGGCGGCAACGAGGATGGTGGCCATACCGCCATGGAGAACTGCCTGCAGAAAGATCCCAATATCAACGTCGTCTACACCATCAACGAACCCGCGGCCGCTGGCGCCTACCAGGCGCTGAAAGCGGTTGGCAAGGAGAAGGACGTGTTGATCGTTTCGATCGATGGCGGCTGCCCAGGCGTCAAGAACGTGGCGGAAGGCATTATCGGCGCTACCGCGCAGCAATATCCGCTGCTGATGGCCTCGCTCGGCATCGAGGCGATCAAGGCCTTCGCCGACACTGGCAAGAAGCCAGAACCGTCGCCTGGCCTGAACTTCTACAACACCGGCGTCACGCTCATTACCGACAAGCCGGCTGCCGGCATCGATTCCATCGATACCAAGGCAGGCCTCGGCAAGTGCTGGGGTTGA
- a CDS encoding ROK family transcriptional regulator has product METGIARHGSPEAADSRLHRGTNQSGMRDHNERLVLSLVRQHGSLAKSDIARMTGLSAQTVSVIMRELEDDSLLVRQAPLRGKIGQPSIPMALNPEGAYFIGLKIGRRSAELVLIDFLGNVRSMLQHSYRYPAPRETVEFVTSGMEKMRGELTPEQNKRIAGLGIAMPFELWNWADTAGAPRDVMDEWRHRDIRAEIQLQCEFPVYLQNDATSACGAELVFGKAGAARDFVYFYIGAFAGGGIVLNGRLYGGPTGNAGALGSMPVPGPDGKPTQLIDVASIAMLEKALNARGVEASHLWTSPEDWGEIGIELDDWIATASQALAYAIVAASAVIDFEAAIIDGWMPLTVRRRLVDAVIEAIGKIDGEGLKLPTVREGTVGIHARALGGASLPLSERFLIGSTTISRSI; this is encoded by the coding sequence GTGGAAACCGGCATTGCGAGGCACGGTTCGCCGGAGGCAGCCGATAGCCGGCTTCACCGCGGCACCAACCAGAGCGGGATGCGGGACCACAATGAGCGGCTCGTGCTTTCGCTGGTGCGCCAGCATGGCAGCCTGGCCAAATCCGACATCGCGCGCATGACCGGACTTTCGGCTCAGACCGTGTCCGTCATCATGCGTGAGCTCGAGGATGACAGCCTTCTGGTCCGCCAGGCGCCGTTGCGCGGGAAGATCGGCCAGCCCTCCATTCCGATGGCGCTGAACCCGGAGGGTGCGTATTTCATCGGCCTCAAGATCGGCCGCCGCAGCGCCGAACTGGTGCTGATCGATTTCCTCGGCAACGTCCGGTCGATGCTGCAGCATTCCTACCGCTATCCCGCACCGCGCGAGACCGTGGAATTCGTCACCTCCGGCATGGAGAAGATGCGCGGAGAACTCACCCCCGAACAGAACAAGCGTATTGCCGGGCTCGGCATCGCCATGCCGTTCGAATTGTGGAACTGGGCCGATACGGCGGGTGCGCCCCGGGACGTCATGGACGAATGGCGCCACCGCGACATACGCGCGGAGATCCAGCTACAGTGCGAGTTTCCGGTCTATCTTCAGAATGACGCCACCTCGGCGTGCGGTGCCGAGCTCGTGTTCGGCAAGGCCGGAGCCGCGCGTGACTTCGTCTATTTCTACATCGGCGCCTTTGCCGGTGGCGGCATCGTGCTCAATGGCCGCCTCTATGGTGGCCCGACAGGCAATGCCGGCGCGCTCGGGTCCATGCCCGTGCCCGGTCCCGACGGCAAGCCAACCCAGTTGATCGACGTGGCATCGATTGCCATGCTGGAAAAAGCGCTAAATGCGCGCGGTGTCGAAGCCTCGCATCTGTGGACGTCGCCCGAGGACTGGGGCGAGATCGGCATCGAACTCGACGACTGGATCGCCACCGCCTCGCAGGCACTGGCCTACGCCATCGTGGCGGCATCCGCGGTCATCGATTTCGAAGCAGCGATCATCGACGGCTGGATGCCGCTCACCGTCCGACGCCGGCTGGTCGATGCCGTTATCGAAGCTATCGGCAAGATCGACGGCGAAGGTCTGAAACTCCCCACCGTTCGCGAGGGGACCGTCGGCATTCATGCGCGTGCATTGGGCGGCGCCAGCCTGCCGCTTTCGGAACGCTTCCTTATCGGCTCGACCACGATCTCCAGGAGCATCTGA
- a CDS encoding carbohydrate kinase family protein yields the protein MILCCGEALIDMLPRTTTLGEPAFAPYVGGAVFNTAIALGRLGAPAGFFSGLSSDLFGGQFRDALGASKVSSTYAHTSRRPTTLAFVRLDNGQATYTFYDENTAGRMLTTDDLPELGGEIEAMLFGAISLISDPAGAAYEEFMKREHTQRVMMLDPNIRPNFIPDKAKHLRRIRGMMAMADIVKLSDEDLHWFGEAGSHEDVIRNWLDRGPKLIVVTHGSEGAVGYSRDHKITVMPEKVTVVDTVGAGDTFNAGILASLHEQGQLSKTAIVSLSEDAIRKALALGAKAAAVTVSRAGANPPWRHEIA from the coding sequence ATGATCCTTTGCTGCGGCGAAGCCCTCATCGACATGTTGCCGCGAACCACCACGCTGGGGGAGCCGGCCTTTGCTCCCTATGTCGGGGGTGCCGTCTTCAACACGGCAATCGCGCTAGGCCGGCTGGGCGCTCCAGCGGGTTTCTTTTCCGGCCTGTCGTCCGACCTGTTCGGCGGCCAGTTCAGGGACGCGCTGGGCGCGAGCAAGGTCAGTTCCACCTATGCGCACACCTCGCGCCGGCCAACCACGCTGGCCTTCGTGCGGCTCGACAATGGCCAGGCGACCTATACATTTTACGACGAGAACACGGCCGGCCGCATGCTGACGACCGACGACCTGCCCGAGCTTGGCGGCGAGATCGAAGCCATGCTGTTTGGAGCCATCAGCCTGATCTCCGATCCGGCCGGGGCCGCCTATGAGGAGTTCATGAAGCGCGAGCACACTCAGCGCGTCATGATGCTCGACCCCAACATCCGGCCGAACTTCATCCCCGACAAGGCCAAGCACTTGCGTCGCATCCGCGGCATGATGGCCATGGCCGACATCGTGAAACTGTCGGACGAAGACCTCCACTGGTTTGGTGAAGCCGGCTCGCACGAGGATGTCATCCGCAACTGGCTGGATCGCGGCCCGAAGCTGATTGTTGTCACGCATGGCAGCGAAGGGGCGGTCGGATACAGCAGGGATCACAAGATCACGGTGATGCCGGAAAAAGTCACGGTGGTCGACACGGTCGGCGCCGGAGACACGTTCAATGCCGGCATCCTCGCCTCACTGCACGAGCAGGGCCAGTTGTCAAAGACGGCGATTGTCAGCCTGTCCGAAGACGCCATCCGCAAGGCGCTGGCGCTTGGCGCAAAAGCTGCGGCGGTGACCGTGTCACGGGCCGGCGCCAATCCACCGTGGCGGCACGAAATCGCCTGA
- the cysD gene encoding sulfate adenylyltransferase subunit CysD gives MTSALTHLQRLEAESIHIFREVAAAFSKPVMLYSVGKDSSVLMHLAMKAFYPAKPPFPFLHVDTTWKFREMIAFRDQMAQKLGFDLLVHVNEDGVRDNINPFDHGSNTHTHVMKTVALRQALDKYGFDAAFGGARRDEEKSRAKERIFSFRNAQHVWDPKNQRPEMWKIFNTRIAAGESIRVFPLSNWTELDIWQYILQENIPIVPLYFAKERPVVERDGMLILKDDHRMQLRPGETVENRLVRFRTLGCYPLTGAIESDADTLEAIVGEMLTARTSERQGRLIDRDEAGSMEKKKREGYF, from the coding sequence ATGACATCCGCGCTTACGCATCTTCAGCGGCTTGAAGCTGAATCCATTCATATTTTCCGCGAGGTTGCCGCGGCCTTTTCCAAGCCGGTGATGCTCTATTCGGTCGGCAAGGATTCGTCGGTGCTGATGCACCTGGCAATGAAGGCGTTTTATCCCGCCAAGCCACCCTTTCCGTTTCTCCATGTCGACACCACCTGGAAGTTCCGGGAGATGATCGCCTTTCGCGACCAGATGGCGCAAAAGCTCGGCTTCGATCTGCTGGTTCACGTCAACGAGGATGGTGTCCGCGACAACATCAATCCGTTCGACCATGGCTCGAACACCCACACCCATGTCATGAAGACCGTGGCTCTGCGCCAGGCGCTCGACAAGTACGGCTTTGATGCTGCCTTTGGTGGCGCCCGTCGCGATGAGGAAAAGTCACGCGCCAAGGAGCGCATCTTTTCCTTCCGCAACGCGCAGCACGTCTGGGACCCGAAGAATCAGCGGCCGGAGATGTGGAAGATATTCAACACGCGGATCGCGGCCGGTGAATCGATCCGGGTGTTTCCGTTGTCGAACTGGACCGAACTCGACATCTGGCAGTACATCCTGCAGGAAAACATCCCGATCGTGCCGCTTTATTTCGCCAAGGAGCGGCCCGTCGTCGAACGCGACGGCATGCTTATCCTCAAGGACGACCATCGCATGCAACTGCGTCCCGGCGAGACAGTCGAGAACCGGCTGGTGCGGTTCCGCACCCTTGGCTGCTATCCGCTGACCGGCGCGATTGAGTCCGATGCCGATACGCTTGAAGCCATCGTCGGCGAAATGCTTACCGCGCGTACCTCCGAGCGGCAGGGTCGCCTGATTGACCGCGATGAAGCGGGCTCGATGGAAAAGAAGAAGCGCGAGGGGTACTTCTGA
- a CDS encoding RbsD/FucU family protein, translating into MLIGISALLGPELLATLRAMGHGDEIALVDGNYPAEEHAHRLVRADGHHLVPVLDAILSVLPVDDVVPEALFRASVKGDPLLADPVHREMEAICAKRAPGRKVVALAGDDFYARVKAAHAIVATSEPRLYANIIIRKGVIYPPETKTP; encoded by the coding sequence ATGCTGATCGGGATTTCCGCGCTGCTCGGTCCGGAGCTTCTGGCGACCCTGCGCGCCATGGGCCACGGCGATGAAATCGCCCTTGTCGACGGAAACTACCCGGCCGAGGAGCACGCACACCGGCTCGTCCGCGCGGACGGTCACCATCTTGTTCCCGTGCTCGATGCTATCTTGAGCGTACTGCCTGTAGACGACGTCGTGCCTGAGGCGCTGTTTCGCGCTTCGGTCAAAGGCGACCCCTTGCTTGCCGATCCCGTTCATCGCGAGATGGAGGCGATCTGTGCAAAGCGCGCGCCGGGCCGCAAGGTGGTTGCGCTGGCCGGCGACGACTTTTATGCACGGGTCAAGGCCGCGCACGCGATCGTCGCCACCAGCGAGCCCAGGCTGTATGCCAACATCATCATCCGCAAGGGCGTTATCTATCCGCCGGAGACCAAGACACCATGA
- a CDS encoding ABC transporter permease, protein MSVETTKVSGPQEFEKTLAASDKSVASFDTHSRTTLESIQHRLHKSPAMVPLIILLLSVILFAIVVGGRFFSPFTLTLILQQVAITGMVGIAQTLVVLTAGIDLSVGAIMVLSSVVMGQFAMHYGVPAPVAVAVGLLVGSICGLINGILIARVKLPPFIVTLGTWSIYAAVNFIYSGNETIRSQDLETTAPLLQFFGGSFKVGGAVFTYGVLLMLIMAAIAWYVLNHTAWGRHVYAVGDDPEAAELSGVRVDRMLLAVYTLTGLICAIAGWALIGRIGSVSPQAGQFENINSITAVVIGGTSLFGGRGSILGTIFGAIIVGVFALGLRLWGTDPQWTQLSVGALIIVAVAIDQWIRKISG, encoded by the coding sequence TTGAGCGTTGAAACAACCAAAGTCAGCGGACCGCAGGAATTTGAGAAGACTTTAGCCGCAAGCGACAAAAGCGTCGCTTCGTTCGATACCCATTCCCGCACAACGTTGGAGAGCATCCAGCACCGGCTGCACAAAAGCCCTGCGATGGTTCCGCTGATCATCCTGCTGCTGTCGGTGATCCTGTTTGCAATCGTCGTCGGCGGGCGCTTCTTTTCGCCCTTTACGCTGACGCTGATCCTGCAGCAGGTGGCGATAACTGGCATGGTCGGCATCGCGCAGACGCTGGTGGTGCTGACAGCCGGCATCGACCTTTCCGTCGGCGCCATCATGGTGCTGAGTTCGGTCGTCATGGGCCAGTTCGCCATGCATTACGGCGTTCCCGCGCCGGTGGCGGTCGCGGTGGGCCTGCTTGTCGGCTCGATCTGTGGCTTGATAAACGGCATTCTGATAGCCCGGGTAAAGTTGCCGCCTTTCATCGTGACGCTCGGCACATGGTCGATCTACGCGGCCGTCAATTTCATCTATTCGGGCAACGAGACCATCCGAAGCCAGGATCTCGAGACGACGGCGCCCTTGCTGCAGTTCTTTGGCGGCTCGTTCAAGGTCGGCGGCGCTGTCTTCACCTATGGCGTGTTGTTGATGCTTATCATGGCGGCTATCGCCTGGTACGTACTCAACCACACCGCGTGGGGACGGCATGTCTATGCGGTGGGTGATGATCCGGAAGCAGCGGAACTGTCGGGCGTTCGTGTCGATCGGATGCTGCTCGCGGTCTATACGCTTACGGGCCTCATCTGCGCCATTGCCGGCTGGGCTCTCATTGGGCGCATCGGGTCGGTATCGCCTCAGGCAGGCCAGTTCGAAAACATCAATTCCATCACTGCCGTCGTGATCGGTGGTACCTCGCTGTTTGGCGGGCGCGGCTCCATCCTCGGAACCATCTTCGGTGCGATTATCGTCGGCGTGTTCGCGCTGGGGCTGCGGCTGTGGGGGACAGACCCGCAATGGACGCAATTGTCGGTCGGCGCTCTCATCATCGTCGCGGTCGCTATCGACCAGTGGATCAGGAAGATTTCGGGATGA
- a CDS encoding ATP-binding cassette domain-containing protein: MTQAQEPILTARGLVKRYGRVTALDNADFDLYPGEILAVIGDNGAGKSSLIKAISGAVTPDEGEIRLEGKPIAFRSPMEAREAGIETVYQNLALSPALSIADNMFLGRELRKPGFVGQWLRMLDRPEMEKRAREKLTELGLMTIQNISQAVETLSGGQRQGVAVARAAAFGSKMVIMDEPTAALGVKESRRVLELILDVKKRGLPIVLISHNMPHVFEVADRIHIHRLGRRLAVIDPKQYSMSDAVAFMTGAKVPPEAVLAA; the protein is encoded by the coding sequence ATGACCCAGGCTCAGGAACCCATCCTTACCGCGCGTGGTCTGGTCAAGCGATATGGTCGCGTTACAGCCCTCGACAACGCCGATTTCGATCTTTACCCAGGCGAAATTCTCGCTGTCATCGGCGACAACGGTGCCGGCAAGTCATCGCTGATCAAGGCGATTTCGGGCGCGGTTACTCCCGACGAAGGGGAGATCCGACTGGAGGGCAAGCCTATCGCTTTCAGGTCGCCGATGGAGGCGCGCGAAGCCGGCATCGAAACCGTCTATCAGAATCTGGCGCTGTCGCCGGCCTTGTCGATCGCCGACAACATGTTTCTTGGTCGCGAACTGCGCAAGCCGGGCTTTGTCGGACAGTGGCTTCGCATGCTCGACCGTCCGGAAATGGAGAAGCGCGCCCGCGAAAAGCTAACCGAACTGGGTCTGATGACCATCCAGAACATTAGCCAGGCAGTGGAAACGCTGTCGGGTGGCCAACGCCAGGGCGTAGCTGTAGCGCGCGCCGCGGCTTTTGGCTCCAAGATGGTGATCATGGATGAGCCAACGGCGGCCCTCGGTGTCAAGGAGAGCCGCCGCGTGCTCGAACTGATCCTCGACGTTAAGAAACGTGGCCTGCCGATCGTGCTGATTTCGCACAATATGCCGCATGTCTTCGAGGTTGCCGACCGCATCCACATTCATCGGTTGGGCCGTCGTCTCGCCGTCATAGACCCGAAGCAATATTCGATGTCGGACGCTGTCGCGTTCATGACCGGGGCGAAAGTTCCGCCGGAAGCGGTGCTGGCGGCTTAA
- a CDS encoding DegT/DnrJ/EryC1/StrS family aminotransferase, which translates to MQFIDLGAQRERIRDRLKAAIDRVVDEGRYILGPQVTEFENKLAAYIGTKHVVACANGTDALLLPLFAAGIGPGDAVFVPSFTFAATAEVVALAKAEPVFVDVDPVTYNIDIASLEAAIAMIKKEGRLKPKAIIPVDLFGLAADYDAIMAIANREKLMVIEDAAQSMGGSADGKMCGAFGAVGSTSFYPAKPLGCYGDGGAMFTNDDALAEQLRSFAFHGKGETQYDNVRVGINSRLDTLQAAILIEKLAILEDEMGARQVVANRYAQGLGDIVTAARNLDGGRSAWAQYAIETPKRDGLKAHLQEKGIPSVIYYVKPLHEQIAYRDYPRTPTGLAVSEDLPKRILCLPMHPYLSEADQDRIIETIRNYIGSNSAQAAA; encoded by the coding sequence ATGCAGTTCATCGATCTTGGCGCACAGCGCGAACGAATCCGCGACCGGCTGAAGGCCGCTATCGATCGCGTCGTCGACGAAGGCCGTTACATCCTGGGTCCCCAGGTCACCGAATTCGAAAACAAGCTCGCCGCCTACATCGGCACAAAGCATGTCGTCGCTTGCGCCAACGGTACCGACGCGTTGCTTTTGCCGCTGTTCGCGGCCGGTATCGGCCCCGGCGACGCGGTATTCGTGCCGAGCTTCACCTTCGCCGCCACCGCCGAAGTGGTCGCGCTGGCCAAGGCCGAGCCGGTGTTCGTCGACGTTGATCCGGTGACCTACAACATCGACATCGCCAGTCTCGAGGCTGCGATCGCCATGATCAAGAAGGAAGGCCGGCTGAAGCCGAAGGCGATCATCCCGGTCGACCTGTTCGGCCTCGCCGCCGACTACGATGCCATCATGGCCATCGCCAATCGCGAAAAGCTGATGGTGATCGAGGATGCGGCCCAGTCGATGGGCGGCTCGGCAGACGGCAAGATGTGCGGGGCGTTCGGCGCGGTCGGCTCGACCAGCTTCTACCCGGCAAAGCCGCTGGGCTGCTACGGCGACGGCGGCGCGATGTTCACCAACGACGATGCGCTGGCCGAACAGCTTCGGTCGTTCGCCTTTCATGGCAAAGGCGAAACGCAATATGACAATGTCCGCGTCGGCATCAATTCGCGGCTCGACACGCTGCAGGCTGCAATCCTGATCGAGAAGCTGGCTATCCTCGAAGACGAGATGGGCGCCCGCCAGGTCGTGGCAAACCGCTATGCGCAAGGGCTTGGCGATATCGTGACGGCGGCCCGCAATCTGGATGGCGGCCGCTCGGCCTGGGCGCAATATGCCATCGAGACGCCGAAGCGCGATGGCCTCAAGGCGCATCTTCAGGAAAAGGGCATTCCGTCTGTCATCTACTATGTGAAGCCGTTGCACGAGCAGATCGCCTACCGCGACTATCCGCGGACCCCGACTGGCCTCGCCGTTTCGGAAGACTTGCCCAAGCGCATCCTGTGCCTGCCGATGCACCCCTATCTGAGCGAAGCCGATCAGGACCGGATCATCGAGACGATCAGGAACTATATCGGATCGAATTCGGCGCAGGCAGCCGCATAG
- the cysQ gene encoding 3'(2'),5'-bisphosphate nucleotidase CysQ, with protein MLEIFERLALTAGREVMRVFHAGCAVDQKTDSSPVTEADRESEKIILAGLRAAYPDIPCVAEEEASAGIVPPDLDGAFFLIDPLDGTKEFVNRRTDFTVNIALVRHGVPEIGVVFAPCTGRFFSGRPGRAESLAINDEYEIVGRRPISVRTAVAPLAIVASRSHNTPETEAYIRDLGAAEIVSVGSSLKFCLVAGAEADVYPRFGRTMEWDTAAGDAVLRAAGGMTRTLDGKALVYGKRNQSDDADFANPHFIASGKSAGVGV; from the coding sequence ATGCTCGAAATCTTCGAGCGGCTGGCCTTGACGGCCGGGCGCGAGGTGATGCGCGTCTTCCATGCTGGCTGCGCGGTCGATCAGAAAACAGACAGTTCGCCGGTAACCGAGGCGGACCGCGAGAGTGAGAAGATCATCCTCGCTGGATTGCGCGCGGCATATCCCGACATTCCTTGCGTGGCCGAGGAGGAAGCATCCGCCGGCATCGTGCCACCCGACCTGGACGGGGCCTTCTTCCTGATTGATCCGCTCGACGGCACTAAGGAGTTCGTCAACCGCCGGACCGATTTCACCGTCAACATAGCACTTGTCCGCCATGGCGTGCCGGAAATCGGCGTCGTCTTTGCGCCTTGCACCGGTCGCTTCTTTTCCGGCCGGCCGGGCAGGGCGGAATCTCTCGCGATCAATGATGAATATGAAATCGTTGGCCGCCGGCCGATCTCGGTGAGAACGGCTGTGGCACCACTGGCCATCGTCGCCAGCCGCTCGCACAACACGCCCGAGACTGAAGCCTATATCCGTGACCTCGGTGCCGCCGAGATCGTCTCAGTAGGCTCGTCGCTGAAATTCTGCCTTGTCGCCGGCGCCGAGGCGGACGTCTATCCGCGCTTTGGCCGCACCATGGAATGGGACACCGCGGCCGGCGATGCCGTGCTTCGCGCCGCGGGCGGCATGACGCGTACTCTGGACGGCAAAGCTCTGGTCTATGGCAAGCGCAACCAGAGCGATGACGCGGATTTCGCCAATCCGCACTTCATTGCCAGTGGCAAGAGCGCCGGCGTAGGCGTGTAA
- the cysN gene encoding sulfate adenylyltransferase subunit CysN, which translates to MRHIMAKSLAPTDGVRDYLAAQEKKSLLRFLTCGSVDDGKSTLIGRLLSDTKQIFEDQLAALERDSRKHGTTGDDIDFALLVDGLEAEREQGITIDVAYRFFATPKRKFIVADTPGHEQYTRNMATGASTADLAIVLIDARQGVLRQTRRHSIIASLLGIRHVVLAINKIDLVGFDQAVFEQIVEDYRQFSHELGFQTIMPIPMSARFGDNVSRSDKTQWYSGPTLIEHLETVSVDEAMVELPFRFPVQYVNRPNLDFRGFAGTIASGAVSQGDEIVVAKSGKSSRVKRIVSYGGDLQQAVAGQAITLVLDDEVEVSRGNMLVSPAARPQVADQFAANIVWFDEHALLPGRSYILRTETDQTSATVTDLKYRVNVNDFGHEAAKSLEMNEVGICNISTRAPIAFDTFAENRTTGAFILIDRITNATVGAGMILHSLRRAENIHWQSLDVGKRVRADMKNQRPAVFWFTGLSGSGKSTIANLLEKKLFATGRHTYILDGDNVRHGLNRDLGFTDADRVENIRRVAEVARLMADAGLIVIVSFISPFSAERRMARELMAEGEFVEVFVDTPFEECARRDPKGLYARALNGEIKNFTGVDSPYEAPEKPEIHLKTLGKSAEEMVEALELWLNERDIAEDQYDSGGGI; encoded by the coding sequence ATGCGCCACATCATGGCCAAGAGCCTCGCGCCCACCGACGGCGTCCGCGACTATCTGGCGGCGCAGGAAAAGAAATCGTTGCTTCGTTTCCTGACCTGCGGTTCGGTCGATGACGGCAAGTCGACGCTGATCGGGCGCCTGCTTTCGGATACGAAGCAGATATTCGAGGACCAGCTTGCCGCGCTCGAGCGCGATTCGCGCAAGCATGGCACCACTGGCGACGACATCGATTTCGCGCTGCTGGTCGATGGCCTGGAGGCCGAGCGCGAGCAAGGCATCACCATCGACGTCGCCTATCGCTTCTTCGCCACGCCAAAGCGCAAGTTCATCGTTGCCGACACGCCCGGCCACGAGCAGTACACGCGTAACATGGCGACCGGCGCTTCGACAGCTGATCTGGCCATAGTGCTGATCGACGCTCGCCAAGGCGTGCTGCGCCAGACCAGGCGCCATTCGATCATCGCCTCGCTGCTAGGTATCCGCCACGTTGTTTTGGCCATCAACAAGATCGATCTCGTCGGCTTCGACCAGGCTGTCTTCGAACAGATCGTCGAGGATTACAGGCAGTTTTCGCACGAACTCGGCTTCCAGACGATCATGCCGATACCTATGTCTGCTCGTTTCGGCGACAATGTCAGCCGCTCCGACAAGACGCAATGGTATTCCGGTCCGACGCTGATCGAGCATCTCGAGACCGTGTCGGTTGATGAAGCCATGGTTGAATTGCCGTTCCGTTTTCCGGTGCAATATGTGAATCGCCCCAATCTGGACTTTCGCGGTTTTGCCGGAACGATTGCGTCTGGCGCGGTTTCGCAAGGCGACGAAATCGTCGTTGCCAAATCGGGCAAGTCCTCCCGCGTCAAGCGCATCGTCTCCTATGGTGGCGACCTCCAGCAAGCGGTTGCGGGCCAAGCCATAACCCTTGTCCTGGACGATGAGGTCGAGGTGTCGCGTGGCAACATGCTGGTGTCGCCGGCCGCCCGGCCACAGGTCGCCGACCAGTTCGCCGCCAACATTGTCTGGTTTGACGAGCATGCGCTGCTGCCGGGTCGTTCTTACATCCTGCGTACGGAGACCGACCAGACCAGTGCCACCGTCACCGATCTGAAGTATCGGGTCAACGTCAACGACTTTGGCCATGAGGCGGCCAAGTCGCTCGAGATGAACGAGGTCGGCATCTGCAACATCTCGACGCGGGCGCCGATCGCCTTCGATACTTTCGCCGAGAATCGTACCACCGGCGCCTTCATCCTGATCGATCGCATCACCAACGCCACTGTCGGTGCCGGAATGATCCTGCATTCGCTGCGCCGCGCCGAGAACATCCACTGGCAATCGCTCGATGTCGGCAAGCGCGTCCGCGCCGATATGAAGAACCAGCGGCCCGCCGTGTTCTGGTTCACCGGGCTTTCGGGGTCCGGCAAATCGACCATCGCCAATCTTTTGGAGAAGAAGCTCTTCGCCACCGGGCGCCATACCTACATTCTGGATGGCGACAATGTCCGCCACGGCCTCAACCGCGATCTCGGCTTCACCGACGCCGATCGCGTCGAAAACATCCGCCGCGTCGCCGAAGTTGCGCGACTGATGGCGGATGCCGGCCTGATCGTCATCGTTTCCTTCATCTCGCCGTTCAGCGCCGAGCGGCGCATGGCCCGGGAATTGATGGCCGAGGGCGAGTTCGTTGAGGTGTTCGTCGATACGCCCTTCGAAGAATGCGCCAGACGCGATCCGAAGGGCCTTTATGCCCGCGCGCTGAATGGCGAGATCAAGAATTTCACCGGCGTCGATTCACCGTACGAGGCCCCGGAAAAACCCGAAATCCATCTGAAAACCCTCGGCAAATCGGCCGAAGAGATGGTAGAGGCCCTGGAACTCTGGCTGAACGAGCGCGACATTGCCGAAGACCAATACGACAGCGGCGGCGGAATCTGA